The Methylococcus sp. Mc7 genomic sequence GCGATCGTGACGCCGAACGGGTACTCGTAGATGCCCGGCCGAGAGCAGTCGCCGCAGATGCTCAGGAGCTTGGTTCCTTTGGATTTCTCGGTGCCGACGGCGGCGAACCAGTCGCCGCCGTGCAGCGCTATGGCCGCAGCGGCGAAGAAAGTCTCCACGTTGTTCACGACGGTGGGCTTGCCGAGATAGCCGTGGGTGACCGGATACGGCGGCCGGTTGCGCGGTACTCCGCGCTTGCCTTCCAGCGACTCGATCAGGGCGGATTCCTCACCGCAGATATAGGCGCCGGCTCCCAGCCGGATTTCGATGTCGAAATCGAAGCCCTCCCGCCCCAGAATGTTCTTCCCGAGCAGTCCTCCGCTCCGCCGCGCCGCCAGCACGGCTTCGAGCCGGTCATATAGATAGAGGTATTCGCCTCTCAAATAGAGGAATCCCTGCGTCGCCCCGACCAGATGGGCGCAGACCGTCATGCCCTCGAAAACCTGGTCGGCATAGCCTTGCAGCAGGACGCGGTCCTTGAAGGTGCCGGGTTCGCCTTCGTCTGCGTTGCAGACGACGTAGCGTTCGATTCTGGCGGCAGGCTGGCCGGGCGGGCAAACCGCTTCCTCCTCCGGCCCTTCGTAGCAGAAGCGCCACTTCCAGGCGGTATTGAAGCCCGCACCACCCCTGCCGCGAAGCCCGGAGGATTCGATTTCCCCGAACATCGTCTCCCCGCCCTGAGCCAGAGCCCGCGCCAGCGAGTCGCCGGGCCGGACCGGATTGCCGAGCAGCCTGTCCGCAAGCCGGATGTTGTTTTCGACGGCGAAGAGTTCCCCAGGCCAGTCGCCCAGCGGCGTGTCGTCGTTGATCAGCTCGGCGACACGGTCGATCCGTTCCCCGGTGAGCCGCGGAATGGCGTAACCGTTGACCAGCCCGGCTGGTCCCTGATCGCACAGGCCGGTGCAGGACGTGAAGGCGAGGCTGACTCGCCCGTCCCGGCGGGTTTCTCCGGGACGGATGCCGAGCTTGCGGCACAAACTGGCGGCGACGTCCCGGCTGCCTAACAGGTGATCGGTGATGGAGTCGCTGATCCGGATGTCGAACTTCCCTAAAGGGTTGGTCGACAGGAAACTGTAGAATTCCACCACGGCTTTTACCTGCGTGACGCAAACGCCGAGAGCCTGAGCGACCGCCTCCTGAGCATCGGGCGAGACGTGCCGGAATTCCCGCTGCACCTCACGTAAGATGGACAAGAGGCGACAGGCGTCGCGGCCGTGGTCTTCGACAATGCCGGCTACGATCCGGCGTTCGTTCTCGTGTCGATCCATGAAGTCCTCACTGCGGTTTGAAAGTGCCCGGATGGGGAGAGTTTTATAGCCCCGTGCGGGGATGGTAGCAAACGATTGTTCCAGCACGATGTGGAAACCTCGCGCATCACCTATGTGCAAATAATTTCGCGTGGTGCTTGACGGACTTCGTGGATGCTGTAGAATGCGCGTCTCTTTCGGGGTGCTGGCGGATTCGAGGTTGGGATCGCGGGTGGTTCGAGAGAGGGAAGGGGAGGAGAGGCTTGACACGGGGAAGGGATGCTGTAGAATGGTCGGTCTCACGCGGCGATAGAGTTTGAGTTAGCCGCAAAGCTCTTTAACAAGTCGATCAGAGAATGGGTGTGGGCACTTGTTCGAGATTTGGGTGGAACGACCTAGAATTTCGGCAGTGGCTACATAGCCAACGTCGAGCAAGTATATGGCCGTTTTTGACGGCAAGAGCAATTAAACTGAAGAGTTTGATCATGGCTCAGATTGAACGCTGGCGGCATGCTTAACACATGCAAGTCGAACGGTAACAGGCCTTCGGGCGCTGACGAGTGGCGGACGGGTGAGTAATGCGTAGGAATCTGCCTTGTTGTGGGGGATAACTCGGGGAAACTCGAGCTAATACCGCATACGCTCTACGGAGGAAAGCGGGGGACTTTCGGGCCTCGCGCAATAAGATGAGCCTACGTCGGATTAGCTAGTTGGTGGGGTAAAGGCCCACCAAGGCGACGATCCGTAGCTGGTCTGAGAGGACGATCAGCCACACTGGGACTGAGACACGGCCCAGACTCCTACGGGAGGCAGCAGTGGGGAATATTGGACAATGGGCGCAAGCCTGATCCAGCAATGCCGCGTGTGTGAAGAAGGCCTGCGGGTTGTAAAGCACTTTAAGCAGGAAAGAAGGGTGGGGTGCTAATACCATCTCACATTGACGTTACCTGCAGAATAAGCACCGGCTAACTCCGTGCCAGCAGCCGCGGTAATACGGAGGGTGCGAGCGTTAATCGGAATTACTGGGCGTAAAGCGCGCGTAGGCGGTTTGATAAGTCTGATGTGAAAGCCCTGGGCTTAACCTGGGAATGGCATTGGATACTGTCGGACTCGAGTGTGGTAGAGGGTAGTGGAATTTCCGGTGTAGCAGTGAAATGCGTAGAGATCGGAAGGAACACCAGTGGCGAAGGCGGCTACCTGGACCAACACTGACGCTGAGGTGCGAAAGCGTGGGGAGCAAACAGGATTAGATACCCTGGTAGTCCACGCTGTAAACGATGTCAACTAGCCGTTGGAAGGGTTTAACCTTTTAGTGGCGCAGCTAACGCGATAAGTTGACCGCCTGGGGAGTACGGCCGCAAGGTTAAAACTCAAATGAATTGACGGGGGCCCGCACAAGCGGTGGAGCATGTGGTTTAATTCGATGCAACGCGAAGAACCTTACCTGGCCTTGACATGTCGCGAACCCTGCAGAGATGCGGGGGTGCCTTCGGGAGCGCGAACACAGGTGCTGCATGGCTGTCGTCAGCTCGTGTCGTGAGATGTTGGGTTAAGTCCCGTAACGAGCGCAACCCTTGTCCTTAGTTGCCAGCGGTTCGGCCGGGAACTCTAAGGAGACTGCCGGTGATAAACCGGAGGAAGGTGGGGATGACGTCAAGTCATCATGGCCCTTATGGCCAGGGCTACACACGTGCTACAATGGCCGGTACAGAGGGTTGCCAAGCCGCGAGGTGGAGCCAATCCCACAAAGCCGGTCTTAGTCCGGATTGCAGTCTGCAACTCGACTGCATGAAGTCGGAATCGCTAGTAATCGCGGATCAGCATGCCGCGGTGAATACGTTCCCGGGCCTTGTACACACCGCCCGTCACACCATGGGAGTGGGTTGCACCAGAAGTAGGTAGTCTAACCGCGAGGAGGGCGCTTACCACGGTGTGATTCATGACTGGGGTGAAGTCGTAACAAGGTAGCCGTAGGGGAACCTGCGGCTGGATCACCTCCTTTAAGAAGTTGTTTGCCCGGGTCGGGCAGGTGTCCACACCCATTTTCTGATCGAACTGACGAGCCAGCCGTCTGTGCTCGAAGAGGGGGTAGTGCCCCGGCAGACGACAGCGACAACGAGCACGGGTCTGTAGCTCAGGTGGTTAGAGCGCACCCCTGATAAGGGTGAGGTCGGAGGTTCGAGTCCTCCCAGACCCACCAACGCGGACCGGGGCCATAGCTCAGCTGGGAGAGCGCCTGCCTTGCACGCAGGAGGTCGGGAGTTCGATCCTCCCTGGCTCCACCAATCTCTGGCGAGGAGGAATGATTCGCGAATCCATGGGGAGACCGTGGGTTGACGAATCATGGCCTGAGGCGATGATTAGCGGCTCTTTAACAATTTGGAAAACGTACACTGTAAAAGCAGTGCGAGAAAGAGGCTAACGCGAGTTAGCATACGATTCTCGCAAGCGCTGTTCAAGGTGTGTCAGCATAGATCATGCGATCCAGGCCAGACGGCTTGGGGTTATATGGTCAAGTGAATAAGCGCATACGGTGGATGCCTAGGCGGTAAGAGGCGAAGAAGGACGTGGCAGCCTGCGAAAAGCTTCGGGGAGGTGGCAAACAACCTATGATCCGGAGATGTCCGAATGGGGCAACCCAGCCGGTTTTAACCGGCTATCGCCGACTGAATCCATAGGTCGGCGAGGCGAACCCAGGGAACTGAAACATCTAAGTACCTGGAGGAAAAGAAATCAACCGAGATTCCCTTAGTAGTGGCGAGCGAACGGGGAGCAGCCCTTAAGCATCATTGTTTTTAGTAGAAGCGTCTGGAAAGTCGCACCATAGAGGGTGATAGTCCCGTATACGAAAGGAACGCTGGTGTGAAGACGAGTAGGGCGAGGCACGTGAAACCTTGTCTGAACATGGGGGGACCATCCTCCAAGGCTAAATACTCCTTACCGACCGATAGTGAACCAGTACCGTGAGGGAAAGGCGAAAAGAACCGCGGTGAGCGGAGTGAAATAGAACCTGAAACCGTATGCGTACAAGCAGTGGGAGCCTCGAAAGGGGTGACTGCGTACCTTTTGTATAATGGGTCAGCGAGTTATTCTCAGTGGCAAGCTTAACCGAATAGGGGAGGCGTAGCGAAAGCGAGTCTGAATAGGGCGAATGAGTCGCTGGGAATAGACCCGAAACCGGGCGAGCTATCCATGGCCAGGCTGAAGGTGAGGTAAAACTTACTGGAGGGCCGAACCGGGATCTGTTGAAAAAGATTCGGATGAGCTGTGGATAGGAGTGAAAGGCTAAACAAGCTCGGAGATAGCTGGTTCTCCTCGAAAGCTATTTAGGTAGCGCCTCGTGTCTCACTCTCGGGGGTAGAGCACTGTTTCGGCTAGGGGGTCGTCTAGATTTACCAAACCGATGCAAACTCCGAATACCGAGAAGTGCAATCACGGGAGACACACGGCGGGTGATAAGGTCCGTCGTGAAAAGGGAAAGAGCCCAGACCGCCAGCTAAGGTCCCCAAATCATGGCTCAGTGGAAAACGATGTGGGAAGGCAGAGACAGCCAGGAGGTTGGCTTAGAAGCAGCCATCCTTTAAAGAAAGCGTAATAGCTCACTGGTCGAGTCGGCCTGCGCGGAAGATTCAACGGGGCTAAGCCATGTACCGAAGCTGCGGATTCATCCTTAGGGGTGAGTGGTAGAGGAGCGTTCCGTAGGCCTGCGAAGGTCAACTGAGAAGTTGGCTGGAGGTATCGGAAGTGCGAATGCTGACATAAGTAACGACAAAACGGGTGAAAAACCCGTTCGCCGAAAGCCCAAGGTTTCCTGCGCAACGCTAATCGGCGCAGGGTTAGTCGGCACCTAAGGCGAGGCCGAAAGGCGTAGTCGATGGAAAACCGGTTAATATTCCGGTACCGGCTGCAACTGCGATGGGGTGACGGAGAAGGCTAGGTCAGCCGGGTGTTGGACGTCCCGGTTTAAGCGTGTAGGAAGGTCCCTTAGGCAAATCCGGGGGATCAATTCTGAGGCGTGATGACGGTGCTGAAGGCGACTTCAGCCGAAGTGATTGATGCCAAGCTTCCAAGAAAAACCTCTAAGCTTCAGGTTGCAGGCGGCCGTACCAAAACCGACACAGGTGGGCAGGATGAAAATTCTCAGGCGCTTGAGAGAACTCGGGTGAAGGAACTAGGCAAAATGGTACCGTAACTTCGGGAGAAGGTACGCCCCTGGTAGGTGAAGTGACTTGCTCACGGAGCCGAAGGGGGTTGCAGTGAAACGGTGGCTGCGACTGTTTATTAAAAACACAGCACTCTGCAAAGACGAAAGTCGACGTATAGGGTGTGACGCCTGCCCGGTGCCGGAAGGTTAATTGATGGGGTCAGCGCAAGCGAAGCTCTTGATCGAAGCCCCGGTAAACGGCGGCCGTAACTATAACGGTCCTAAGGTAGCGAAATTCCTTGTCGGGTAAGTTCCGACCTGCACGAATGGCGTAACGATGGCCACACTGTCTCCACCCGAGACTCAGTGAAATTGAACTTGCTGTGAAGATGCAGTGTACCCGCGGCTAGACGGAAAGACCCCGTGAACCTTTACTATAGCTTTGCACTGGACTTTGAATTGACTTGTGTAGGATAGGTGGGAGGCTGAGAAACTCGGACGCCAGTTCGGGTGGAGCCGACCTTGAAATACCACCCTGGTGAATTTGGAGTTCTAACCCAGGTCCGTAATCCGGATCGGGGACCGTGCATGGTGGGTAGTTTGACTGGGGCGGTCTCCTCCCAAAGCGTAACGGAGGAGCACGAAGGTGCGCTCAGCGTGGTCGGAAATCACGCACAGAGTGTAAGGGCAAAAGCGCGCTTGACTGCGAGACGAACAAGTCGAGCAGGTACGAAAGTAGGTCCTAGTGATCCGGTGGTTCTGTATGGAAGGGCCATCGCTCAACGGATAAAAGGTACTCCGGGGATAACAGGCTGATACCGCCCAAGAGTTCATATCGACGGCGGTGTTTGGCACCTCGATGTCGGCTCATCACATCCTGGGG encodes the following:
- a CDS encoding NAD(P)H-dependent oxidoreductase subunit E; amino-acid sequence: MDRHENERRIVAGIVEDHGRDACRLLSILREVQREFRHVSPDAQEAVAQALGVCVTQVKAVVEFYSFLSTNPLGKFDIRISDSITDHLLGSRDVAASLCRKLGIRPGETRRDGRVSLAFTSCTGLCDQGPAGLVNGYAIPRLTGERIDRVAELINDDTPLGDWPGELFAVENNIRLADRLLGNPVRPGDSLARALAQGGETMFGEIESSGLRGRGGAGFNTAWKWRFCYEGPEEEAVCPPGQPAARIERYVVCNADEGEPGTFKDRVLLQGYADQVFEGMTVCAHLVGATQGFLYLRGEYLYLYDRLEAVLAARRSGGLLGKNILGREGFDFDIEIRLGAGAYICGEESALIESLEGKRGVPRNRPPYPVTHGYLGKPTVVNNVETFFAAAAIALHGGDWFAAVGTEKSKGTKLLSICGDCSRPGIYEYPFGVTIARILEDCGAANVLGVQIGGPSGTFVSDKELGRKLAYEDLATGGSFIVFDRTRDVIEIARNFTHFFAHESCGFCTPCRVGTSLLRNLLDKIAEGHGATGDLAELSRLGRFVRGASHCGLGQTAANPILSTLERYPEIYQARLKTIDFEPGFDLDGALATARRLSGRDDANAHLSQS